A single Sciurus carolinensis chromosome 15, mSciCar1.2, whole genome shotgun sequence DNA region contains:
- the LOC124965436 gene encoding zinc finger protein 271-like, which translates to MEIQFNCDSQQHLLSDIETKIKIGEPASKEEITAKIEPLTEGFGNPKEAVLQDSEGRKFCEFGDKLNKKDETLFNRRQYNCEECGQSFAWNIDLIQHQRTHWEKPYECDKCGKAFQMSSALVMHQRIHTGEKPYPCNWCVKSFSRSSDFIKHQRVHTGEKPYKCDKCGKAFSQSSDLIIHQRIHTGEKPYQCNHCNKSFSQRSDLVKHQRIHTGEKPYTCNQCNKQFSQSSDVIKHQRIHTGEKPYKCDICGKAFSQSSDLIIHQRIHTGEKPYQCNHCNKSFSQRSDLVKHQRIHTGEKPYTCNQCNKQFSQSSDVIKHQRIHTGEKPYKCDVCGKAFSQSSDLILHQRIHTGEKPYPCNQCSKSFSQNSDLIKHRRIHTGEKPYKCNECGKAFNQSSVLILHQRIHTGEKPYPCNQCSKTFSRLSDLINHQRIHTGEKPYPCNQCNKMFSRRSDLVKHHRTHTGEKPYECDECGKTFSQSSNLILHQRIHTGEKPYPCSDCTKSFSRRSDLVKHQRIHTGEKPYACILCNKSFSQSSDLTKHQRVHSGEKPYHCGSCEKAFSQSSDLILHQRIHTGEKPYPCTQCSRSFCQNSDLIKHQRIHTGERPYKCNECGKTFSQCSAVILHQRIHTGEKPYPCDQCRRNFSRSSDLINHQRIHTGGKPYKCDACGKTFSMCTHLMDHQRIHTKEKLYQCVQCSISFSQFSDLIHHDKLHSGEDNLNMMNVGKSLYANFI; encoded by the exons ATGGAGATTCAGTTCAATTGTGATTCTCAACAACACCTTCTTTCAG ATATTGAGACTAAGATCAAAATTGGAGAACCAGCTTCAAAGGAAGAAATCACAGCAAAAATTGAACCATTGACTGAAGGTTTTGGTAACCCCAAAGAGGCTGTTCTCCAGGACTCTGAAGGCAGAAAATTCTGTGAATTTGGGGATAAATTGAATAAAAAGGATGAGACCCTCTTTAATAGAAGACAGTATAACTGTGAGGAATGTGGACAAAGCTTTGCTTGGAATATAGACCTTATTCAGCACCAGAGAACCCACTGGGAAAAACCCTATGAATGTGATAAATGTGGAAAGGCCTTTCAAATGAGTTCGGCTCTGGTTatgcatcagagaattcatactggggaGAAACCCTATCCTTGTAATTGGTGTGTTAAAAGTTTCAGTCGGAGTTCAGACTTTATTAAACATCAAAGAGTTCACACTGGTGAAAAACCTTATAAATGTGAtaaatgtgggaaagccttcagtcaGAGCTCAGATCTTATTatacatcagagaattcatacaggagaaaAACCTTATCAATGCAATCATTGTAATAAAAGTTTTAGCCAGCGCTCAGACCTGGTTAAACATcaaagaattcacactggagagaagccttataCATGTAACCAGTGTAATAAACAGTTTAGTCAAAGTTCTGATGTTATAAAACATCAAAGAATCCACACTGGGGAGAAACCATATAAGTGTGATatatgtgggaaagccttcagtcaGAGCTCAGATCTTATTatacatcagagaattcatacaggagaaaAACCTTATCAATGCAATCATTGTAATAAAAGTTTTAGCCAGCGCTCAGACCTGGTTAAACATcaaagaattcacactggagagaagccttataCATGTAACCAGTGTAATAAACAGTTTAGTCAAAGTTCTGATGTTATAAAACATCAAAGAATCCACACTGGGGAGAAACCATATAAGTGTGATgtatgtgggaaagccttcagtcaGAGCTCAGACCTTATTCTACATCAGAGAATCCACACTGGGGAGAAGCCATATCCATGTAATCAATGTAGCAAAAGTTTCAGTCAGAATTCAGACCTTATTAAACATCGAAGGatccatactggagagaagccctataagTGTAATGAGTGTGGAAAGGCTTTTAATCAAAGCTCAGTCCTTATTCTgcatcaaagaattcatactggagagaaaccctatccATGTAACCAGTGCAGCAAAACTTTCAGTAGGCTTTCAGATCTTATTAACCATCAacgaattcacactggagagaagccttatCCTTGTAATCAGTGCAATAAAATGTTTAGTCGAAGATCAGATCTCGTTAAACATCATAGAACTCATACAGGTGAGAAACCCTATGAGTGTGATGAGTGTGGGAAAACCTTTAGTCAGAGCTCCAACCTTATTCTCCATCAGAgaatccacactggagagaaaccttatccATGTAGTGATTGCACTAAAAGTTTTAGTCGCCGTTCAGATCTCGTAAAGCATCAAAGAatacacactggagagaaaccatatgcTTGTATTTTGTGCAATAAAAGTTTTAGTCAAAGTTCAGACCTCACTAAACATCAGAGAGTACACTCTGGTGAAAAACCCTATCATTGTGGTAGTTGTGAGAAAGCCTTCAGTCAGAGTTCTGACCTTATTCTTCATCAGcgaattcacactggagaaaaaccaTATCCATGCACACAGTGCAGCCGAAGTTTTTGTCAGAACTCAGACCTTATCAAACACCAAAGAATCCATACTGGGGAAAGACCTTATAAATGTAATGAGTGTGGGAAGACTTTCAGTCAGTGCTCAGCTGTAATCCTGCATCAGAGAATCCACACTGGGGAGAAGCCATATCCATGTGACCAATGTCGCAGAAACTTTAGTCGTAGCTCTGATCTCATTAACCATCAAAGAATCCACACTGGTGGAAAGCCATATAAATGTGATGCATGTGGGAAAACCTTCAGTATGTGCACACATCTAATGGATCACCAAAGGATCCACACTAAGGAGAAACTGTACCAGTGTGTTCAGTGCAGCATAAGTTTTAGCCAGTTCTCTGATCTTATTCATCATGATAAACTCCATTCTGGGGAAGATAATCTAAATATGATGAATGTGGGGAAATCTTTATACGCCAACTTTATTTAG